In Sedimenticola thiotaurini, the following proteins share a genomic window:
- the nifH gene encoding nitrogenase iron protein: protein MALRQCAIYGKGGIGKSTTTQNLVAGLAELGKKVMIVGCDPKADSTRLILHSKAQNTIMEMAAEAGTVEDLELEDVLKVGYGDIKCVESGGPEPGVGCAGRGVITAINFLEEEGAYEEDLDFVFYDVLGDVVCGGFAMPIRENKAQEIYIVCSGEMMAMYAANNISKGIVKYANSGGVRLAGLICNSRNTAREDELIMELARQLGTQMIHFVPRDNVVQRAEIRRMTVIEYDPEAKQAQEYRNLAQKIIDNQNFVIPTPITMDALEELLMEFGLMDEEDESIIGQKAAAEA from the coding sequence ATGGCACTGCGTCAATGTGCAATTTACGGTAAAGGTGGTATCGGCAAGTCTACCACGACCCAGAACCTGGTGGCTGGTCTGGCCGAACTGGGTAAAAAGGTAATGATCGTCGGTTGCGATCCGAAGGCGGATTCCACCCGTCTGATTCTGCACTCCAAGGCGCAGAATACCATCATGGAGATGGCTGCCGAGGCCGGTACCGTCGAGGATCTGGAGCTGGAAGATGTGCTCAAGGTGGGCTATGGCGATATCAAGTGTGTCGAGTCCGGTGGTCCGGAGCCCGGCGTCGGTTGTGCCGGCCGCGGTGTGATCACCGCCATCAACTTCCTGGAAGAGGAAGGCGCCTACGAGGAAGACCTGGACTTCGTTTTCTATGACGTGCTGGGTGACGTGGTATGCGGCGGATTCGCCATGCCGATTCGCGAGAACAAGGCCCAGGAGATCTACATCGTCTGCTCCGGCGAGATGATGGCCATGTACGCGGCCAACAACATCTCCAAGGGTATTGTGAAATACGCCAACTCCGGTGGCGTGCGCCTGGCAGGTCTGATCTGCAACAGCCGTAATACTGCCCGCGAGGATGAGCTGATCATGGAGCTGGCCCGTCAGCTGGGTACCCAGATGATCCACTTTGTACCCCGTGACAACGTAGTGCAGCGTGCCGAGATCCGGCGTATGACCGTGATCGAGTACGACCCTGAAGCCAAGCAGGCGCAGGAGTACCGTAACCTGGCGCAGAAGATTATCGATAACCAGAACTTTGTCATCCCCACACCCATCACCATGGACGCGCTGGAAGAGCTGCTGATGGAGTTCGGCCTGATGGATGAGGAAGACGAGAGCATCATCGGCCAGAAGGCCGCCGCCGAGGCGTAA
- a CDS encoding NAD(+)--dinitrogen-reductase ADP-D-ribosyltransferase: MDEYRQTTAADASLPAHARSSLNHCNLPPVILGSLTFQHHPAPLSLDGVAELHDALFQSLDGIDDATRRAENFQDYMRSGFLLDHPEEAGLPERPGKKHRGRADYLRILRGWLFDPDSKEAAVLKGWVESRFGLLPRNHQGPVGDINSLPYQAYLAARTQGLYNTNALESQLDLLYTYCQYEIARQFPGQTHLTLYRGINRINEHEVLHQPGRHRYILVLNNINSFTGNRERADEFGDYILEAAIPLSKLAYLPGLLPGRLSGEDEYLVIGGVYEVNLSAF; the protein is encoded by the coding sequence ATGGATGAATACAGACAAACCACAGCGGCTGACGCCTCGCTCCCGGCCCACGCCAGAAGCTCTCTCAACCACTGCAATCTGCCGCCGGTGATCCTTGGCAGCCTTACTTTCCAGCACCACCCGGCGCCGCTCTCCCTGGACGGCGTGGCGGAGTTGCACGACGCCCTGTTCCAGAGCCTGGATGGGATCGACGATGCCACCCGGCGAGCGGAAAATTTTCAGGATTACATGCGCTCCGGGTTTCTACTGGATCACCCGGAAGAGGCCGGCCTGCCCGAACGCCCCGGCAAGAAGCACCGGGGCCGGGCCGATTACCTGCGCATTCTGCGCGGCTGGTTGTTCGATCCCGACAGTAAAGAGGCGGCTGTATTAAAAGGTTGGGTGGAGTCCCGCTTCGGCCTCCTGCCACGCAACCACCAGGGACCGGTGGGGGATATCAACTCGCTCCCCTACCAGGCTTACCTGGCGGCCCGCACCCAGGGGCTGTACAACACCAACGCGCTGGAGTCCCAGCTCGATCTGCTCTACACCTACTGCCAGTACGAGATAGCCCGGCAGTTTCCCGGACAGACCCATCTCACCCTGTACCGTGGCATTAATCGAATCAATGAACACGAAGTGCTGCATCAACCGGGCCGACATCGTTACATTCTGGTACTGAATAACATCAACTCCTTTACCGGCAACCGGGAACGGGCCGACGAGTTTGGTGACTATATCCTGGAAGCCGCCATACCCCTGAGCAAGCTGGCCTACCTGCCGGGCCTGCTGCCGGGCCGCCTGAGTGGCGAAGATGAGTACCTGGTGATCGGCGGCGTGTACGAGGTGAACCTGAGCGCTTTCTAG
- a CDS encoding SIR2 family protein — translation MAETTMLTLIEGITSGDIVPYLGPGALEGVTHLDTGEPIPADSDSLILAMNNGNPMAPRLMYEFPRAAMDIELKRGRSAVNRFLDTLYGDTRWSPSPLHKWLADIHTPYVIDINRDSQLQQHYADRPHTLIRGISRVAGTDYRFRIHHYDGTTYSAGEIPQEAVDPSLPILFKPMGSPLPDATYIASDADYVDYITELMGGFAIPGFVKQYRRGKQYLFIGLRMTRDTERMVLSDMIYDAAQPAGWALIAEPNDKERRFCKRMNIHIIEAEVGELMAAAGMSAQHCATLPLRNEQRI, via the coding sequence ATGGCAGAGACAACTATGCTGACGCTCATCGAGGGCATCACCAGCGGCGATATTGTGCCTTACCTGGGACCCGGTGCACTGGAAGGCGTGACTCACCTGGACACGGGCGAACCGATCCCGGCCGACAGTGACAGCCTGATCCTGGCCATGAACAACGGCAATCCCATGGCACCGCGGTTGATGTATGAATTCCCCCGGGCCGCCATGGATATCGAACTGAAACGGGGACGCAGCGCCGTCAACCGGTTCCTCGACACCCTGTATGGCGATACCCGCTGGAGTCCTTCACCACTGCATAAGTGGCTGGCGGATATCCACACCCCCTATGTGATCGACATCAACCGGGACAGCCAGCTGCAGCAGCACTACGCTGATCGTCCCCATACCCTGATTCGCGGCATCTCCCGTGTTGCCGGCACCGACTACCGGTTTCGTATCCATCACTACGACGGTACCACTTACTCCGCCGGGGAGATCCCCCAGGAAGCGGTGGATCCATCGCTGCCGATCCTGTTCAAACCGATGGGCAGCCCGCTGCCGGACGCCACCTATATCGCCTCGGATGCCGACTATGTGGATTACATCACCGAGTTGATGGGTGGCTTCGCCATTCCCGGTTTCGTCAAGCAGTACCGGCGCGGAAAACAGTACCTGTTCATCGGTCTGCGCATGACCCGGGATACGGAACGGATGGTTTTGTCGGACATGATCTACGATGCGGCCCAACCGGCCGGCTGGGCGCTGATTGCCGAACCCAACGACAAGGAGCGCCGTTTCTGCAAGCGGATGAATATCCACATCATCGAAGCCGAGGTGGGCGAGTTGATGGCCGCTGCCGGGATGTCGGCGCAGCACTGCGCAACGTTGCCGTTACGGAATGAACAGCGGATCTGA